The genomic window GATTCTTGAAGTGTTTGATGAGTTGGAGAGCATTTGTGCCATTTCCTGATGCAAACACAGCTACTTTCTTCTTCTTCATTGTCTTAATTTTCTTGCGGTCACAAAATTAAGACTTTAGTACATTGTATGCACTATTATTTGATGGATCAAGCAATAACAATGCCTGATAAATTCTTTGTTTTTCCTGGAGAGGAGCTTGCTTATAGATTTCTACCAATTCGTTACTTTTTGCATTGACAAAAATCTGGAGCGCCCAGGTGTTGGGAAATTCAGTATTTAACTTGACCAGGTCTTCTATAGCATTCGTCATGATGCGTCTGGCATTGTCCTTGTCTTTTTCCATACCGTCCAAGCACAAGCGGTGGTATTCGTAATATACCCTTCTAAAAAGTTTCATACGAGGATCTTTGAGAGTCTCTATGAGTTTGTAGCGATTGTAAGACAGGTCTATTTTATTCTGCCATTTTTTGTCTGCTGCAATACCGTTGGAAGGCATGGTGTTGATCATGTTTTTGAGGGAGTTGAGGTAGCTGTCACCACCTTCAAGACCAAAACTTTCGTAATCCATAGCGACGATCAACAGGGCATAATAAGTCAAAACACTTGATAAATTATCATAATATGTAGATTTGCTATTTTCAATAGGTTTGTAGGGGTCAAAGGTAAACTGGACCGCATTGTCGGAGATCTTGAGCAGTGTGGTTTCGTAAGTGGAATTGAATACGGGTCTTGTAGACTGAACTTGGATGTCAGCTGTGTAGAGGTTGTTGCCTAAGTCACCACTGATATTGAACTGAAAACTGCATTTTACTTTTTCGTTGTTTTCAAATTTATCGTCTGTCCATTTTTGAGAATTTAGGAATTCCCTGATGTTGTTTTCCATCTGGACAAAAATATTCTTGTCGCTGATTACCAGATTCGGTGCATTTACTCTGACTTTGGCGAGTAATTCTTGTGATTGCACCAGAGGACTACATACTAAGCAGACTAAAACAGTAAGGAATATTTGTTTCATTTTTTCTTATAGCTTATAAAAATTTCTTCAAGAATGTCTTTGGCTACATCGGCCTTTGACTTCAATTCAAACGATTTGAGCTTTCGATTCGCATGTAGAAGGCTGATTTTATTTGTATCTTTTCCAAATGCAGCACCTTCGTCCCTGGGACTATTGATTACGATGATGTCCATGTTTTTATGCTCGAGCTTTGCCTGAGCGTGAGAGAGGACGTTTTCTGTTTCTAATGCAAATCCTACCATAAACTGGTCTTTCCTCTTGTGTTTACCTATGAAAGCAGCGGTATCTTCAGTATTCTCCAGCTCGATAAGGCGAATCTGGTTTTTTGACTTTTTGATCTTTTCAGCCGAGACCTGAGCAGGTCTGAAATCTGCAACAGCTGCTGCCAGCACAAAAACGTCTGTTTGTTCAAGTAGATTTTTGGATTTTTCAAATAAGTCTGCCGCAGTATTGATGTGATGTATTTCAAGATTTGGATGAGGTTCTATCTGGAGGGAGACCGGACCAAGGACGAGCTGACATTTGCCCCCTTGGCGTAAAATTTCTTCCGCTATACGTAGTCCCATTTTACCAGAGGAATGATTGCCGATGAATCGCACAGGATCTATTGGCTCTTGAGTGGGTCCTGCTGTCACAAGAAAATTGATCCCGGAAAATCGCTTGAGTGAGTTGAGGTGTTGGACCACAGTCTGGAATATAAATTCCGGTTCTGCAAGTCTGCCATCACCAGAGAGGCCACTGGCCAAAGGTCCATGCCCAACAGGAATGATTTGGTTGCCGTAGGATTGGAGCAGCTTGATATTGTTTTGAGTCGCAGGGTGGTGCCACATATCAACGTCCATGGCAGGTGCCCATATTACAGGACATCTGGCTGAAAGGTAACATGCTGTGATGATATTGTCCACTTGACCATGAGCGCATTTTGCCATGGTTTGGGCGGTAGCAGGAGCTACAATCATTAGATCGGCCCAAAGCCCGAGTTCAACGTGTTGATTCCATTGCTGATCGGTACTCAATCCACTGATGACTTTGGCTCCACTGAGTGTGCTGAATGAAAGCTCACCTACAAATTCTTTG from Saprospiraceae bacterium includes these protein-coding regions:
- a CDS encoding DUF4835 family protein, which encodes MKQIFLTVLVCLVCSPLVQSQELLAKVRVNAPNLVISDKNIFVQMENNIREFLNSQKWTDDKFENNEKVKCSFQFNISGDLGNNLYTADIQVQSTRPVFNSTYETTLLKISDNAVQFTFDPYKPIENSKSTYYDNLSSVLTYYALLIVAMDYESFGLEGGDSYLNSLKNMINTMPSNGIAADKKWQNKIDLSYNRYKLIETLKDPRMKLFRRVYYEYHRLCLDGMEKDKDNARRIMTNAIEDLVKLNTEFPNTWALQIFVNAKSNELVEIYKQAPLQEKQRIYQALLLLDPSNNSAYNVLKS
- the coaBC gene encoding bifunctional phosphopantothenoylcysteine decarboxylase/phosphopantothenate--cysteine ligase CoaBC; translation: MTSLKDYKILLAVTGSIAAYKSIILLRLLSKAGAEVKVLMSESAKEFVGELSFSTLSGAKVISGLSTDQQWNQHVELGLWADLMIVAPATAQTMAKCAHGQVDNIITACYLSARCPVIWAPAMDVDMWHHPATQNNIKLLQSYGNQIIPVGHGPLASGLSGDGRLAEPEFIFQTVVQHLNSLKRFSGINFLVTAGPTQEPIDPVRFIGNHSSGKMGLRIAEEILRQGGKCQLVLGPVSLQIEPHPNLEIHHINTAADLFEKSKNLLEQTDVFVLAAAVADFRPAQVSAEKIKKSKNQIRLIELENTEDTAAFIGKHKRKDQFMVGFALETENVLSHAQAKLEHKNMDIIVINSPRDEGAAFGKDTNKISLLHANRKLKSFELKSKADVAKDILEEIFISYKKK